GATAACAGAAAAATCTGAATTATAAGCATGTGTATATACCTCCAAAATGGAGACAGCAAATTTCAGAGATATGAAAATTAAATGATCTGTATCTTGTACTAAAGCTTCTCATTTTCACACAATTACTATATCACTTATGGCCTTTACACAATTACTCCACATGTTTTTTCCCTTGATGGTGTCCTCACATAATCTGCCAAATAAGCAACACATAACATGAAGGTGGGGACTagaaataaataataatatttatattAGATCTTGTTTCCATCTTCATTATTTAGGTTGAATGGTCACCATCATATCAATCAAATTTTGCATATGATTTATAAGGTACATGAAGCAAACTTCTAACTAAATATATATGGCATATTACATAAATAGGCCGttaaacttggcctcagctggcaagtataCCCTCCAACTTTAAGTGTGCACAAGTAGACACCTCaatttgtataaagttgaacaagtaAACACGAATGCTGACGTGGCACTGATGTGGCAATGACgtgacacctccaaaatttataTGTCACGTCAATGCCACATCAACATTTGTGTTtacttgttcaactttatacaagttgaggtgcctacttgtgcacacccaaagttggagggcatacttaccaactgaggccaagtttgagggcatgtttatgtattatgccaatATATATCCACACTGACTTTAGTTGGCTACTATTTTTACACAAGGTACAAAGAACGGAATTCAATAAGTCTTCTTTTGGCCGGTTAATTTTGCTCATCAAGTTCTTATTTGACGTATCATCTACGAGCATACCACAATATCCTTATTTGAATTAATCGTAGTTTGTCAAGTTCTTATTAGATTTGTCGCTACGAGAATACCACAAAATCTTTTTTTGGATTAATCTTCTCACTGTTGAACAAATTTTTGAATTTTTAGATTAAAAGATTAGTACAATTGctccatttttttcttttttgcatctACAAAAACTACAATAATACCATGGACATGTGCTTTATCGGTTaatttttaattactttattaaTTATGAAGATTGAAAAAGGGTATAAGATAAACACAATGTGCCTATGTATTACAACATAACCCGAAGTGAAAAAGAGGTCTTGGTAGTCTTATGGTAACCAAATGTATATCTCTCTTTTAACTGTGATGCCTTTTAGAGGTTTGTATCGCACAATAAAATGTGTCAAGTTTAAGGGAGACCCAAGAAATTATGCCCCCCAAAAAAGTCGGCATGCAATGCAAGTAGTTATACGTCTTGAGTTTCCACGTATTGTGTAGGTAAACTTACAGGAATAGCTACCCTTTAGTAGATTCTTACCTCTAGTAGCTACCTTTTTAATATTACCAACCACAACTACTATTTAATGAACATATGTATTTTAACGGATGTATTTGTTTGTTTTCAAatacatagtttttttttttttttttttttttttttttttttgctttgatatatttcagtgatttttttttgctataatgtatttctgtgttttttttttttatgcatttcagtgatttttttttgatgtattttagttttttttttttttgtttttgacgtatttcagtggctttttttcatgtatttgaatggatttcaacaaatacattcagatacaagacaaaAAAAATCAAATACATGATAAATGCATTCAAAAATAGTGTGTTTggctattaacaaaatacactaaaaaatacACCCAAAAAATTCAAacacaaatacattcaaaaaatagtgtatttgtgagatgtagattttttgaatgtatttgtacttggcttttaacaaatacacacaaaaatataaaaaatacacacggccagatctgagacaccaccgccaccaaaaaccctaatctctccatcACCACCAAAACCCTAATCTGAGACTCTACCACCACCAAAACCCTAATCTGAGACTCTACCACCACCAAAACcctaatctgagacaccaccgTCTGCATCTTCTTCTTCCTCGCCAAGTCTTCATCGCCGCCGTCTGCATCGTGTGCCATCTCAGGCTACTCAAATACCCGCCGATCACCGGATAgagtgaagagagagagagaggggggggggggggggggggggagcacagagggagagggagaagagagagaggggcggCGCCTATGCATACCGGCCCATTCACCTGCTTAACTTGATTAAATATTTAGTAGAGCCTTGACAATCTCCCTGTTTGGTTTTAGTCATGTGAAGACCATTGAAAGATGCTGTCCCGTACTGAAACTATGCCATTCACTTGATGAGAGAATATTGGGATTGATTTCTTGCATAGCAATCTGCTAACCTGTATTATGTTTATGTACTGAACTTAATATTTCCTTTGAATGGTGCATtgattaagaaaaagaaaaaagacagcAGATGATTAGAagagaggggtgagcacagagggagaagagagagaggggcggTGCGgccgtggtggtggtggttgagaatggggagagagattttttagggttttgagaaataaaaaatcTGAAATGGATAGTAATTgggaaaaaaagaaagatatatgtgtttgAGTATGTATTTTTGATATAGTTATCaattgtaatttagaaaagttaattagctattaaatataattaaataaaagggtagttaatattaataataaggtcttaaaagaagctacaatgagtaaaaattccTATTGTTTAACAATAGGAATGTTGCAATGTTCTAACGGAAATTATTGGGCCCTAGAACtaaaatcatttttttgcgcagattgcccttcttttggggtggtttttaaattttgcccctcatatttgtggccTTTAAATTATgtccctcatattgctggtctttaatttttgcccttcgcgttgcaaccctgagcgttcacACAAAAATCATGAgtttctgggttcgaacccccgctcaagcataaattaaaaaaaaaaaaaaattgcaagacaaagtttgggtcgcgtgtatgccggactcagcatacacttgttaaggaattaccaaagttatgccggacccggcatactcatgccttgcCTTACGGGCAGACTTGGCATTAGTATGCctggtccgacataactttgataattccttaacaagtttatgccgggtccggcatacttatgggcaaacttttagttaagccttaactaaaagtcttttcctagttatgccttatggggaaaacttttagttaaggcacaattaaaagtatgccccataaggcataactaaaagtatgtcccataaggcggaacttttccttaaggtataactaaaaatttgccttataagacaaagtctatgtcttaaggaaaagttatgccttatggggcatacttttagttatgccttaactaaaagtctgccccataaggcataactaggaaaatacttttagttaaggcttatctaaaagtttgcccattaaaagtttgcccataagtatgccggacccgacataaacttgtgaaggaattactaaagttatgtcggacccggcatacttatgccaagtctgcccataaggcataagtatgccgggtccggcataacattagtaattccttaacaagtgtatgccggtgggtaCATAGTGAAAtttaaactctaccttgcgattttttaaaaaaaatttgactgagtaggggttcgaacctggaacccatgggttttagctgaagggtaaaatttaaagatttctaatatgaggggcaaaatttaaagaccaccccaaaagaagggcaattctgcgaattgcccaactAAAATAAACAGAGAATCCAAAAAAAGCCTTTCTTTTATTTGAGAAATTGACATAAATAATCGTCCACCAAAATAATAGCCATTAAATATATACTTTTGtgcgtatatatatattgacGAAAACACATTTTAATACATAATAGtgtatattttttgcatatttgacCAGCCAAAAGTGTAAGTTTCCAACTTCATTTAGCTAGCAGAGCACCCAAAACTTTTAGTAAGAGTGAAGCCAGTTCCTCTTATTCTAACCTAAACTCAGTTAATGACTAATATTTGAATGATTAAGATTAAGACCTTTATTAAGTCTAGCACAAACAAATGAGGTCTAAGCACAGTTAACCTCCAATTACTTTAAATCTGCCTTTTTAATTCCCCATTATTTGTGAATATTACAAATTTTCAGAATTAAATGTTGTTCCATCATATAATTACctaaacaaatgaggcctaagcaCATTTAACCTCCAATTAACTCAGGAGGTCGATTTCCAAAACCGACCAAGATTTTACCGACCCCTATGTCGGTTTCTGGTCGGTTTTCGACGTcgtttttgacttttttttagtaATATATTATGTAAGCTTCTACAGTTACTCCATATTTGAGGGTAATATAGTTATAAAATAGTCCAAATATAACATATTTCTAACATAAAAGGACCAAAAGCATACATTTTAGTTGATTGAAGATTAAATATACTGAGTCATTTCTCATAAGGACCAAAATCAAAATTTACCAGTACCACTAATGCTTCAAGTCACGAAGgcagccactaatgcttgcattaggatAGACTGTCTACATCACACTCTTGGAATGCGGCCCTTTCCTAGACCCTGCTAACGTAGGATGCTTAGTGCACCAAGCTGCCCTTTAATACCGTTGATGGAACAAACTCACCGATGAGAAACCTAGCTCACCAATATTTTGACTATGATGACGTGTGAAATGATTCTAAATATGTAACCAATGCATTATGAATCCCTTTGAGAACTCCAAAAACCAATGTAGGATATGTTAAATTAGATCAGAGGTCTGTGGAGACAAGAAGTTCGGTTATTAAATGGAAAAAGTAGTTGTTTTCCTTTGTAGCGGGataatatttgtatatgtataggGTGTGCTTGGTACGTTCAATTTATTCATGTTTTGATTGGTTAAAATATATTTAGATAATAACCTCTAGGAACACAATTGTCTCCCCCCGACTCCACCCTCACATTACCACTCCTCACCTCAACCCTTTGTACTCCTACCCCACCCTCACCTCATCCCACCCATATAGTGTTTTACCTAGACTAACACTATTTTCTGTTTACTTGCCAAACATACCCCTCGTCTGCATACAGTCTTTTCTAGAAAGGGTGACATAAATAGTTAACTGTGAATCGCCTTTAAAGGCTTCTATCTCAACAAGGATGATTCTTATAGTTGAACTCATATTCATTGTTGGGGTCCAGAACTAAAATGATACAAATGAAACGTAACAATCATCGCTGAAGGTACCACCCTAGGTCATAACCTATCAAATTAAAATGCACGCGCTCAAGATACCATGAGATAGCCAAGAATGTTACGAATGCCAAAGTGTGTTTCATTTCTTTATAGTAATACCTGTTATCTTCTACCAACATAAATACCATGTAAGTCTGCCACCACAAGCGTAGGCAGCTGAGAAAAACATGATATCAACTCTTAAAGTCAACATTAATGAATGCAAGCAAGCAAGACGTTTTGACAAATCTAGAATAGCGAAGAGGCAAAAATGAACAGTTTAAAGGATTAAACTTATGCAATCCATGCATTTTTTACTTGCATTGGGAAAGTTCAATGCAAAGAATGAGAAATACCTTTTACATTTTGTGGCCCCATAAAGGCAATGAGGTTCAACAATCAAAGAATAGTGCACGGGATGAAGACATAATGGGTATGATATGTAGGACAAAATTGAACCTTAAATGCATTTACATACATGTATGTTGTAtccttttcctctcttccttcTGGCATCACTTTGCTTATATTCGCGTAACAAAGTAACAACAAATTCTATCCTCTATGAAATCCCGACCATCACTGAACTTGACGATGTGAGACAAAAGAGTGATCGAAAACTGGTACATATTGACCAAAATCTGTACAGCTCAGTCAAACCTCAAAACATAGATGACTGATACTCAATTCCGCTGTCCAGATATTATCAGCACTTCCAAAGCTCAAACAAAGACAACAGTGAGAAACGTAATTGGCCTTATGTTGTTGCATCTCCAACATGTATATAAACTATAACTTGTCATTGACATGAGAATTATTATAAGAGCTTCTTGAGTCCCTCAACTGACACTGGTTGTAATGATATTTCAATTCCAAGGTATGAACTCTTTGAAAGCCCACATTAGAGAAGTTATATAAAACACATGCACAAGGAACTATTCTGTTAACTGTTGCAGCGAAATGTTAGGTATGGTTGTCTCCATCATAAGCTCTCCAGTTTCCACAAACAAATATCCTATACCGCCTCAACCTCCTTAAGAGTGAGAACATCATCACGTGGATGAGCTTCTTCAACTTGCACATGTACTTCATCACCAATTTGTACACCATTAGACACCCGTGAAGAAGCATGAACTCCAATCTGCAAAAGGTTTGCATTAGATTATAGCAAAAACCAGCAAGAGTGCAATAGAGCAACCACCAGAAAGCATTAAAACCGATGAACACCACGGGAATATCTTTTGCCCTACTATACTGTTGCCTGGTATGTGTCTCAGAGAAAGGGAGAGGGGGCAAATTGATATTCCTTTTTCAGGTTCATGTTGAGACATCTAGGGAAAGTTATAAGGCTTGCGCTAAAACTTTGAAGAGTGCTACATTTTCAAGCACCAAATCTGGCACAAATTAAGTTAAAGATCAGTAGAGGTCAACATGAAAAGCATGACTTGGTGAAAACAAGCAGCAGTTAATCATTACCTGTCTCGACTCGCATTCATAAAACAGCACTAGCCTTAAATCTGTGCTTTAATGATCCCATACAAAATACAACACTTTCTATTTCGATAACCGACTGAGAGCCAGTAGCAAAGGTTGAAACCCAGCGAATAATGGGCCTCACTCCTATAGCTTTCTCGACTTAAATATCGAGCTTACATACTAGTAGGGTCCGAATCAGTACCTGCGTCTAACCCACACATCATGCACTGTGTTCTTGTCTCTAGACCAAAGGCCTGGGGTCTACAAAATACAACAAAGCCCTGGGGGCTACAAAATAAAAGACcattctccacttaaataccaggGTTTTGTCTCCAGCAGGGTTCAAATCGGTGATGTGCGCCTAACCCAAACATCACGAGTTGTGTTCTTACCACTATAGCAAAGCCCTGGGGGCTACAAACGACAAGAGAATTTTAACTCATATATTGCCTCTCAGAACATATCTCTGTTCAATCCTTTATAGAAATCTCAAGCTGCGCAGTCTCATATAAATCCTAAACGGCATTATAGGATTCTTTGAAAAGCTTAGCAGCAAATTCATCtaaaccatacatatacataagggAGGACTTATCATGCCTCAATTCCTCACAGGGTGGATGCCAGGAAGAGCCTTGGTCCCACTTCATTTTTCTATAGGGGTCCGAGTCTGCGCTTCTTCCAATATCAATATAAATCTAGATACAATAGAGACCTCAAGATTGACTAAAAAAACGAGAAATTCGTTTTGAGAAAGAAATGGGGTGCCCTAGCAGCAATGTAGAAACAGCTGTAAAAAGCAAGAAAGGGTCAACAGCAAGATTCATGTTAAACATGAGTTCGTTCTCTAATAAAAACTTATAGGCCATATTTTGAACACATCTCACATGCTGAAGCAGTGACAAACAAATAATTGCAGTTCTGGTATTCAGCATAGTTCAAAGCAATTATAATCTCTTACCTCCGTCAACAGTATTGCGGCTTCTCGGTCTTTGACGAATCTAAGGACCAGGGCACGATACCGTTTTCCTTTCGGTTGCCTTCTCAAGTATTCCAATGTCCAATAACGAAGACTGCTGCTGGAGAGCCTCTTTACAACTCTGGTTGTCATGTTTACTGTAGACGCAATGCCTTCCAGCTCGCCAGCTGAGAAGGGAGGAGAATCTCCACTAAGAAAGGCTTTTACCTATATTCACAACCAAATGAACATCAGAACCTGACAAAACATTGTTGCCGTTATAATCATGCACACATTACTAAGGCTCAAAGCTACATGTTGCAGAATCAATTCATTAACACGGTAGAAAAATGAGAAAATAACTGCACGCATAATAATTTACTTGATATTGAAAACTGAAAGCATCAATCAATGAAAAAGCAAGTACTTCTACACTTGCATGAACACAAACAACTcgatgtagggtttctatccagGCTCGATTACGGTGTAGAAAACAATCCATGCATATCTAATATGCAGTATCAAGTTGCAAATTCAAGAATGTCCTGTCTTATTGATAATGCTGAACAATTTACTTATCGCAACTGCAGAAATCTTTGCAGCAATAGTAGTTTAAAATTTGAAGAGCTTACCTGGTAATGGGCTGCGAGATCCATATATCTTCGAATAGGGGAGGTAAACTGAACATAGCCTGGAAGTCCCAACACCCCATGGCGTATAGGATTCCTGAAATTCACTTCAGCGCCACGCAAAGTTCGAACAATAGCAGCACTCCTGACGGGTCCTTCTGGAAGGTGTGCAAATGCAGACATGTCGATATTAGATTGAGGCTGTCCTCGGTATGGTAAAGGGATGTTGTTATGCGAACCAAAAGTGGCTATAACTTCCCCACAGAGTATCATCATCTCAGTAACAAGCCTCATAGCGGCATCAGCCTGGTTTTCAACATACAGCTTGATTGATGGCTCTGGATGATCTGGATTAGTCACCTTAATTCGGTTATCTAAGGTGGCCGTGTCTATAGCACCCTGCAGAAACATTCTTTGTCAATTTTGGTTCTTCAGAATCAGAATACGCTGTTGCACGATAGCAGACAATCTTCTTAGAACACTAGAACCAACATCGATATTGTCATGCAGAAGTAGTAAATTGTATTACAAGACTGCAAGTTACTAATTTTTTCTAAATGTTACTACAAGACCTCATACTACGTGTTTAATTTGAAGCTACAGAGAACAGCTTCAAACAAATAATAGGTGCAAACAAAGAACTCAAAAAAACTCAAACATATCAATGATGCTTTTGAATACAATCATGGGCAAGATACCTATCATGAATTATTGAAGTACATGAGCAAACATCTGACTGCAGCAAATGCAAAACCAAACATGGCTAAGGTAATATACAAGCTCTTGTAGAACACAGCCAACACAATATACGTGTAGCTGGAGACAGTAGCACCTCTCAAGCAGAGTGCGGTGGAGAAAGGTGAAATGTTTTCTTAATTTCCATCAACGGCCAAATAGTTATCCATAGGAAAGAGGATTTGAAGTTTGGCAGATAAGATGCAAGTACCTGTTCTCGACGCCATCTTAACCGGAGTGCAGCTGCTTCAGACAGAATTTTCAATTCAATCTCTTCTTCCAGATTCAAATGAAGGAGCTCTGTTGCACTCTCATATGTCAACATATATGTTGGTTTGATGATTGAGTTTTCCACCGAGTATTCTGCAATGCTGCCAAATCCACTACGTTAATGATTTTCTCCAAAATGTTCATTTCTTAAGCTATTTAAAATCCAAAGCATGACCTCATTTAGAAACCAGTTCTCTTTCAAATAATAAAAGCCTGATATCATAAGATCTTCAAGATCCAGAAAATGAGACAAACAATTGACAGTTCATGACAAATTCATTTTGTGCAGAAGATTAAGCCAAGCAGCAACTTAAAATGAATATTTAAGGAACTTCTCAATAATAAACCCAATCGAGATACAGTAAATCATGAACCACTATTGAAAGCTGCAAGTTCCTAGACTTCAGAGTTGATGGGATCTCGGACAACAAAATTCTCAGTACAATTTCATTAATAGCTAACCTTCCATCGGACCGCAGCACAACGGAAACAGTAACAGCATTACACAGCTTTCCTTGCTTCAGACTCATGCCTTCCATGGCCAACCTTTCAGGAAACATTGGATATGTTGCACTAGGCAAAAATATTGAAGTTCCTCTTCTTCTTGCGTCTCTGTAAAGAAAGCAATATATTAAAATAATGCCTCAGAAAATTATCACCGAAACCAAAATTCTAGGCATATGATTATGTACTTGTCTATTATGCTTCCTGGCTGAACTAAACTAGTAGGATCTGCAATATGTATCCAGATTTTAATCCGTCCGTCCTGCAGCCTTGTTGCACTCAATGCGTCATCAAGCTGCAATAGCACGACTTTAGGAACTTTGAGAATTATATTTTAGAAATTGCTTTTTAGAACTCCAATACACAGTCCAAGCACAAAGGACATAATTCCCATGAAAGCACAATGTATAACGCACCTCATCAGCCTCATCAACATCAATCGCGTAAACCTTCAGGTGAGTCAGGTCTATTCTATCAGCCTAAGCACCAAAACAACAGTAAATCAGCGGTTGATaagatataaataaaaaatagacAAGAACGAGTTTGCAAATAATAAATGCTTCAGAATTATTCAGACAATGAACATCTCTCTATTATGGTTCTACACAAACCAAAAGGTTCTCAGTACCAGAAGTtttgcacaaatagaaagagagagATGTTGGATTCCACTTTAAATACTTCTCCTTTAATCCTAATATAGGATCTTTTTCATCAAGAATCCAAATTTGACCAATTCCTACTCTAAAACCGCTGGAGCAATTTCTCCGGTGCATTAATAAAGCTAATGGTCACACATTCtctctcccctctctctctctttctctctgtCTGTCTCTCTGTGAGTATTCCGCACAAACTTTTTGATCAGCATGTAACACCTTTGCTGTTGACAGATAAGCAAAGAAACAAATAAGAAAAATATtgctttcttaattttttttttaaaaaacatctGCTCCACATACAACTGCTCCTTTTAAGGCTAGTATTCACACTCATCAAGAACTTAACTAGTTTGctcttggaattttttttttttttttttttttttgaaatagtaACAAGCTTGTATTGATTCACAAAAAAAGTTTGCTCTTGGATTTTATATGAATCAAAAGTATTCCATTTTATCGGATGTCCCCGAAGGAACGATACAGAGAAGATTAGCATGGCCCCTgcgcaagaaaaagaaaaaagaaaaaagaaaaaaaaaggtattcCATTGACATCACACTAAGACGGTACAGCAAATTATGGTGTTTAGTGGCTCAATTTACCTTATTTAACTTATTGTCACAATCTTCTATACAAATGGGAATTTTCTCTTCAACCAAAACGAAGTATGAAATAAGAAGAATTTAGAATTTTACAAAACGCAATGCCAGAAAAGCTAGATTAAGAGGAATCCACACTCAATCTGTAATACCCAAGTCCAAGGGCAAATCGTACGGTCAGACAGGAaaaaatatagatatatatattgaCGGCATAAGTAAAAAGCTTAAAGGCAACTATACCTCATCAAGGTCTGTTGCTGCAGATAAAAGACTCTCTGCAGCCAACAGAATCTCATCTCGATGATCAGTAGGGAGGTTTAACTTCAACAAATCAAGATTCACATGTACAGGAAAATACCCAATATCTATGAGGAGATTCATTGCTGCAGATGAAGTCTTCGCCAGTCCCATGGCCTTCAAAATCTAAAAGAGAGGAAGACAAACAGCACGATACAGTTTCTCTTTTACTGTTCCATCCTTTTGGATAAAGAATAAATGTGCATAAAGTAAAAACAGAGTCTAACAGAACAGAGATAACATTTGttattctcaaataaattcaGGATACTTTTCATCCAATAACCAAAGGTTAACAAGGTAACTGATTACCATCCCAGCTGTTTTCGTTTGATCTTCGTTTTTGCAAAAATCAATGGCAAAAGCTTCAAGAGATTCTATCCTGCGCCAAGTTCTCTCTTCAGTCTTCCAGGACGATCT
The nucleotide sequence above comes from Lycium barbarum isolate Lr01 chromosome 3, ASM1917538v2, whole genome shotgun sequence. Encoded proteins:
- the LOC132630368 gene encoding ribonuclease II, chloroplastic/mitochondrial isoform X2, translating into MVSDQNGITTSIKPQQVTFIVPGVENFEPTEVSEFVQKAHDNLDPALLEFAWNELVEKNKSVTAQELAEMIFGSAEPLETYCAHLLLSRDEVYFSVLESKGLSVYGPRSATQVDEFLRRKLAKQAAEKEFAELIQLLRSAKQMPLQDKPPRSSWKTEERTWRRIESLEAFAIDFCKNEDQTKTAGMILKAMGLAKTSSAAMNLLIDIGYFPVHVNLDLLKLNLPTDHRDEILLAAESLLSAATDLDEADRIDLTHLKVYAIDVDEADELDDALSATRLQDGRIKIWIHIADPTSLVQPGSIIDKDARRRGTSIFLPSATYPMFPERLAMEGMSLKQGKLCNAVTVSVVLRSDGSIAEYSVENSIIKPTYMLTYESATELLHLNLEEEIELKILSEAAALRLRWRREQGAIDTATLDNRIKVTNPDHPEPSIKLYVENQADAAMRLVTEMMILCGEVIATFGSHNNIPLPYRGQPQSNIDMSAFAHLPEGPVRSAAIVRTLRGAEVNFRNPIRHGVLGLPGYVQFTSPIRRYMDLAAHYQVKAFLSGDSPPFSAGELEGIASTVNMTTRVVKRLSSSSLRYWTLEYLRRQPKGKRYRALVLRFVKDREAAILLTEIGVHASSRVSNGVQIGDEVHVQVEEAHPRDDVLTLKEVEAV
- the LOC132630368 gene encoding ribonuclease II, chloroplastic/mitochondrial isoform X1 gives rise to the protein MAVRAMNTCVIFRSAATPPLVISRRLTTASSKHRNRSNSFLRYPLISHVAIRSYSVHNLVEMVMEELASIRKRGGRVRATTKLELASTGELLEDKLKKGTLQKGLLLEFKKDSERLLLAVALKPDGKKNWMVSDQNGITTSIKPQQVTFIVPGVENFEPTEVSEFVQKAHDNLDPALLEFAWNELVEKNKSVTAQELAEMIFGSAEPLETYCAHLLLSRDEVYFSVLESKGLSVYGPRSATQVDEFLRRKLAKQAAEKEFAELIQLLRSAKQMPLQDKPPRSSWKTEERTWRRIESLEAFAIDFCKNEDQTKTAGMILKAMGLAKTSSAAMNLLIDIGYFPVHVNLDLLKLNLPTDHRDEILLAAESLLSAATDLDEADRIDLTHLKVYAIDVDEADELDDALSATRLQDGRIKIWIHIADPTSLVQPGSIIDKDARRRGTSIFLPSATYPMFPERLAMEGMSLKQGKLCNAVTVSVVLRSDGSIAEYSVENSIIKPTYMLTYESATELLHLNLEEEIELKILSEAAALRLRWRREQGAIDTATLDNRIKVTNPDHPEPSIKLYVENQADAAMRLVTEMMILCGEVIATFGSHNNIPLPYRGQPQSNIDMSAFAHLPEGPVRSAAIVRTLRGAEVNFRNPIRHGVLGLPGYVQFTSPIRRYMDLAAHYQVKAFLSGDSPPFSAGELEGIASTVNMTTRVVKRLSSSSLRYWTLEYLRRQPKGKRYRALVLRFVKDREAAILLTEIGVHASSRVSNGVQIGDEVHVQVEEAHPRDDVLTLKEVEAV
- the LOC132630368 gene encoding ribonuclease II, chloroplastic/mitochondrial isoform X3; the encoded protein is MVESKPNDGDERWKQREQLELNQARFNSKASQRHEESNRPSEALMGQMEGAPQLEATVSGCSVAALALGGSSVERGESSINRLPRPGFSPQTPVMPQLTRGMLLQSAPFNPQVDEFLRRKLAKQAAEKEFAELIQLLRSAKQMPLQDKPPRSSWKTEERTWRRIESLEAFAIDFCKNEDQTKTAGMILKAMGLAKTSSAAMNLLIDIGYFPVHVNLDLLKLNLPTDHRDEILLAAESLLSAATDLDEADRIDLTHLKVYAIDVDEADELDDALSATRLQDGRIKIWIHIADPTSLVQPGSIIDKDARRRGTSIFLPSATYPMFPERLAMEGMSLKQGKLCNAVTVSVVLRSDGSIAEYSVENSIIKPTYMLTYESATELLHLNLEEEIELKILSEAAALRLRWRREQGAIDTATLDNRIKVTNPDHPEPSIKLYVENQADAAMRLVTEMMILCGEVIATFGSHNNIPLPYRGQPQSNIDMSAFAHLPEGPVRSAAIVRTLRGAEVNFRNPIRHGVLGLPGYVQFTSPIRRYMDLAAHYQVKAFLSGDSPPFSAGELEGIASTVNMTTRVVKRLSSSSLRYWTLEYLRRQPKGKRYRALVLRFVKDREAAILLTEIGVHASSRVSNGVQIGDEVHVQVEEAHPRDDVLTLKEVEAV